GATCATTGGAACGGCGTTGTTTGCAGCAACAAGCACGGCCTACGCCCGACCCGACACGCGTTCGATGACCTGCGAGGAGACGCAGCGCCTGATCCAGAGCCATCACTCGGCGGTGTTGACGACCGGCCGGAATACTTACGATCGCTATGTCCGCCAATACGGCAACGAGTGCGACTGGCCGGAGGTGCCGGTCGCTGCCTCCGTTCCGACACGTGATGGCCAGTGCCGTGTCTATTGGTGCCGGGAACCGGTGTTCGATTTCCCGAACTGACATATCCAGCAGCCTTGCGGCGGTCGTTGCCATGGCGCTCCCGGGTTCAGACGATGCATTGCGCGAGGCGACATGGAACCCTTGCGCTGCGGGTGAATTGATTGTGCGCATGGCGCTGCAAGATGTAGCGGTGTGATGCCCAACCAGATGGAGGAGCGGTCATGCCCAATGATACAAGGCGGAGCGGCAGCTGCCTGTGCGGCGGCATCCAGTTTTCGGTGACGGGAGATCCCTTTCGGATTGGCCTTTGCCATTGCAAGGACTGCCGCAAGGCTAGCGGGTCGGCTTTTTCGGCGTTTGCAGTGTGGCCGCTCGAGGCGTTCGAAACGACGGGTATCGTCAGCAGCTACGGCGACAGAAGTTTTTGTCCCACCTGCGGCGGCCGGGTCCCTTTG
This region of Mesorhizobium sp. C432A genomic DNA includes:
- a CDS encoding GFA family protein, with translation MPNDTRRSGSCLCGGIQFSVTGDPFRIGLCHCKDCRKASGSAFSAFAVWPLEAFETTGIVSSYGDRSFCPTCGGRVPLVRENEVEVTIGSLDEVPTEGLEPSYELWVNRREHWLQRLPAARQFEHDRVDDEPTNRTAEPISDGVETPSSLPQRKSA